Part of the Sinorhizobium sp. BG8 genome, TGATGATCCATCACATCGACCATATAGAGGCCGATCTGGACCTCAGGCTCAACAAGGGCATCGACCTCAAGGAAGCGCTCTCGATCTGACGTGCAGGACGCGAGAGCGGGAGATCCGGTCATGGCGCCTGGAAGCTCAGGAAGAGGCGCCGGAGACTTTCCTTGCCCTGCTCTGCCAGGTCGAAGCGCCTGCCGAAGAGCAGCCACTCCGTGCATACCCCCTTGATCATCCACCGAAGCGCCGCGGTCGCGGAATTCGGCGTCCAGTGCGCGGAAAGACGTCCAGTCGCGTCGGCATGTGCGAAGGCGCGCTCGAGGAACAGCAAGTACTTGCCGTCGACTTCCCTCTGCTTTTCCAGCGCGGCGGCCAGATCGCCGCTGTAGTCGCAGCGCAAGATGATCGCGAACATTCTCTGCCGCCGCGCATCCGTGGAGATCAGATCGAGCCATTCCCCGACGGTCTTTTCAAGAAGCGCCAGGATGTCCGCGTTTTCGGCGCGCATCCAGTTTTCGAGGAGATCCTCCTCCGGAAGCGGAGCGGAATTGTAGAGTTCCATGAAGAGGTCGGTCTTGTTGGCGAAATGCCAGTATATCGCGCCCCGCGTGACGCCGGCGGCATGGGCCACGTCTTCCATCGTCGCGTTGGAGACGCCCTTCTCGAAGAATACGCGCTCCGCCGCGCAAATGATCTGCTGACGGGTTTCTTCAGCTTCGGCCTTGGTCCTGCGCATCGATCCACCTGTTACGGCGGGGGCCGCCAAAGGGCGCCCCCCGGAACATTCAAACCAGAGCAACACTCCGCCAGCGGGCATGCGCCCGATGGCGGGGTTTCACCCGTTGCTCACTCGGCTGGCTGGGCCTGGGTCTCCCCTGCAGCCTTCTCTTTTTTGCCGCCGAAGATCTTCATGATGAACACGAAGAAGACCGGGACGAAGAAGATCGCAAGGACCGTCGCCGAGATCATGCCGCCCATCACACCGGTGCCGATCGCGTTCTGGCTCGCAGCACTTGCGCCCTTGGCAATTGCCATCGGGAGAACGCCGAGCGTGAAGGCCAGAGACGTCATCAGGATCGGACGGAAGCGCAGGCGCGCGGCCTCGACGGTGGCCTCGAGCAACGGCTTGCCTTCTGCGCGAAGATCCTTGGCGAACTCGATGATTAGAATCGCATTTTTCGCCGAAAGACCGATGATGGTGATCAGGCCGACGAGGAAGTAGACGTCATTGGGCATATCGCGCCACATGACGGCCAGCACCGAGCCGATGACACCGAGTGGCACGACCAGCATGACCGACAACGGGATCGACCAGCTCTCGTAGAGCGCCGACAGGAGCAGGAAGACGAACAGGATCGAGAGCGCGATCAGTGCCGGCGCCTGCGAGCCCGACTGGATCTCCTGCAGCGACTGGCCGGTCCATTCGTAGCCGAAGCCGGTTGGAAGTTCGCCGGCAAGGCGCTCCATCTCGGCGATCGCATCACCCGAGGAATAGCCGGGTGCGGCCTGGCCGCTGATGCGTACGGACGGGTAGCCGTTGTAGCCGACGATCTGCTGCGGCCCGCGGAGCCATTCGACGGTGGCAAAGGAAGACAGCGGAACCATGCCGCCGCTGGCGTTGCGAACGTTCAGGTTCAGGAGGTCCGCCGTCTGCATGCGCTTCTCCGCATCCGCCTGCACCGTCACGCGCTGCATCCGGCCGGAATTGGGGAAGTCGTTGATGTAGGACGAGCCGAGGTTGGCCGAGATCGTCGAGTTGATGTCCGCGAAGGTCACCCCGAAGGTGTTCGCCTTCTCGCGGTCGATCACGAGGTTGACCTGGGCCGCATCCGGCATGCCTTCGATGCGCAGTCCGGTGACGACCGAGCTTTGCTGGGCTGCGGCCATCAGCTGGTCGCGTGCGGCCGACAGCGCCGCCTGCCCCAGACCGCCGCGATCCTGCAGGCGGAAGGTGAAGCCGGTGGAATTGCCGAGGCCCTGGATCGGCGGCGGCGACAGCGAGAACGTCATCGCATCCTTGATGCCGAACAGCTGCATGTTGGCCCGGCCCGCGATCGCGTCCGCCGAGTTCTCTGGTCCGCGCTCGGACCAGTCCTTCAGCGGAACGAAGGCGAGGCCGGCGTTCTGGCCGGTACCGGAGAAGCTGTAACCGGAGATTGCAACGATGTCGGCGACGGCTTCTTCGCCTAGGAAGATCTTCTCGACCTGTTGGATGACATCGGCAGTGCGCGTTCCGCTGGCCTCGGACGGAGCCTGCATGTCGACGATCAGGTAGCCCTGGTCCTCGTTCGGCAGGAACGACGTCGGAAGCTGCATGTAGGCGTAGCCGAGACCCGCCAGCAGCGCCAGATAGACGACCATCAGCCGGCCGGACCGCTTCACGATACCGCCCACCACGCCGGAATAGCTGTGCGCCGTCTTGTCGAAGCCGCGGTTGAACCAGCCGAAGAAGCCGCGCTTCTCATGGTGGCCGCGCGTGATCGGCTTCAGGAAGGTGGCGCAAAGAGCCGGCGTCAGCGACAGTGCCAGGAAGCCTGAGAACAGGATCGACACCACCATGGTCAGGCTGAACTGCTGATAGATGATGCCGACGGCGCCTGGGAAGAAGGCCATCGGGATGAACACCGCCGACAACACGAGCGTGATGCCGATGATGGCGCCCGTGATCTGGCCCATCGCCTTCTTCGTCGCCTCCTTCGGCGACAGCCCCTCTTCGGCCATGATGCGCTCGACGTTCTCCACAACCACGATGGCGTCGTCGACGAGAATGCCGATCGCCAACACCATGGCGAACATGGTGAGCACGTTGATCGAGAACCCGGAGACAAACATGGCCGCGCAGGTTCCAAGCAGCGCCACCGGCACCACCAGCGTCGGGATGATCGTGTAGCGGATGTTCTGCAGGAACAGGAACATCACGATGAAGACGAGGCCGATCGCCTCGATCAGCGTGTGGATCACCTTCTCGATCGACACTTCGACGAAGGGCGTCGTGTCGTAGGGGATGCTGTACTCGAGCCCGGCCGGGAAGAACCGGGACAGCTCGTCCATCTTCGCGCGAACGCCCGCCGCAGTCGACATGGCGTTGCCCGTCGGAGACAGCTGCACGCCGATGGCGGCCGTCGGGTTTCCGCTGAGGCGCGTGGAGAAGTTGTAGCTCTCGCCGCCGATCTCGATGCGGGCGACGTCACGCAGCCGCACCGACGAACCGTCCGGGTTGGCGCGCAGCACGATCGAGCCGAACTCCTCCGGCGAGGCAAGCTGGCCCCGCACAAGCACAGTTGCCGAGATCTGTTGGCCGATGGGGTTCGGCTGCGCGCCGATCTGGCCGGCCGAGACCTGCGCGTTCTGTGCCGAGATCGCGTTGTTGATGTCGTCGACCGTGAGGTTGAGGCCGACCATCTTGTCCGGGTCCACCCAGATGCGCATGGAGCGCTGGGTGGAGAACAGCGTTGCGCTGCCGACGCCGGGCACGCGCCGGATCTCGCCCAGCACGTTGCGGCTCAGATAATCGCCGAGCCCGATCGCGTCGGTGTTTCCGTCGGTCGAAGACAACGCCACCACCATGAGGAACGAGGTGCTCGCCTGCTCGACGCGCATGCCCTGCTGGGTCACGGCCTGAGGCAGGCGCGGCTCGACGCGGGCAATGCGGTTCTGCACCTCGACCTGCGCCTCGCCGATATCCGTGCCCGGCGCGAACGTCACGTCGATGGAAATGCTGCCAGACGATTCAGAGGTGGATTCGAAGTAGAGCAGTCCGGGAACGCCGTTCAGCTCTTCCTCGATCGGCCGCGTTACCGACTGGTAGATGTCCTCCGGCGACGCGCCGGGGTAGTTGGTCGAGATCGAGATCTGCGGCGGCGCCACGTTCGGGTACTGAGCGACCGGCAGCATCGGGATCGCGATGACGCCTGCGAGCATGATGAAGATCGCGACGACCCACGCAAAGATGGGCCTGTCGATGAAAAATCTCGGCATCGTTCAGATCCTCACTTCGTCTCTGCAGACGCTTCGGTCTGTGCGGCGGCCTGCTTCTGGGCCTCGGGGGCAGCACTCTCGGGCTTCCATTCGCTCGGGACGACTTCGGCACCCGGACGAACCTTCTGGAAGCCTTCGACGACAACCTGCTCGCCGGGCTTCAAGCCCTCGGTGATGACCCAGCGCGTGCCGTTGGCACGGCCGACGGTCACCTGACGCAGGTCAACCTTCTTCTCGGCATTGACCACGTAGAGCTGCGCCTTGCCGGACGTGTCGCGCTGGACCGCCTGTTGCGGCACCAGGATCGCGTTCTTCTCGACGCCCTGTTCGATCTGCACGCGCACGTACATGCCGGGCAGGAGATCGTTGTTAGGATTGGGAAACTCGCCGCGAAGCGTGATCTGCCCCGTCGTCTCGTCGACGGCAGCCTCGGAGAACAGGAGCTTGCCCGATTGCGGATAGATCGTTCCGTCGTCGAGCATGAGCTTCACGTCGGCAGAGTTCTGCTCGCTCATCAAGGCACCATCCTTGAGAGCATTGCGCAGACGGATCAGATCCGTGGCGGACTGGGTGAAGTCGGCGTAGACGGGATCGAGCTGCTGGATCGTTGCAAGGTTCTCGGTGCCGTTGGCGCTGACCAGCGCACCCTCGGTGATCAGGGCGCGGCCGATGCGGCCGCTGATCGGGGCCTTGACCTCGGCATATTCGAAATTGAGCTGCGCGGAGGCAAGGCCCGCCTGGGCGACGGCAACGTCCGCGTTCGCCTGCGCGAGCTGCGCAACGGCATCGTCCAGCTGCTGGGCCGAGCCGACGTTGGACTTGCGAAGCTGTTCCTGGCGGTCGGCAGCCTGCCGCGCCTGCATCTGCACGGCTTCGGCGCGCCGGAGCGTCGCCTCGGCGCTGTCGACCTGGACCTTGAAGGGCGCGGGATCGATCCGGTAGAGGACGTCGCCCTCCTTGACGATCGAGCCCTGCTCGAAGACGCGTTCGACGACGATGCCCGATACGCGCGGGCGAACCTCGGCAATGCGGGTCGCCGCGATACGGCCCGGCAGTTCGTTGGTGATAGGAACCTGCTCGACGGCGGTCGTGATCACGCCGACCTGCGAGGGCGGCATTCCGCCCCCTGCAGCCTGCTGTTCCTCTTTCTGGCAGCCCGCTAGAACAAGCAGGCTTCCCATCGTTGCAATGGCAATCGGTCTGATCAGACGCATCGTATCTTCCACGAGAATAGCGACAGGCATTGCCATCGGGAACAGGCAGCCCACCTTAAAGCCTTGAAATGATTCGAAGCGAAAGCCCTCAGGACCTCCGCTTCGCACTTTTACAAACATTCATGTATGTTAAATGGGATCGATGTTCAACGCACTACTGCGCCGCACAAATCACAAATCCGGCACTATCACGTTTTTGTGATGAGGGCCCTCACCGGATCGCCCGCCCCTCTGCATCAAATCGGTGCAGTTGCCCGCTGTTCGGGCTTGCATAGACAATATCGTCCGGAGCGTAGTGATGCTCGCCGAAAAGACGGACGGTCAGAAGGCCGGTTTTCTCGATGTCGAGGTAGAGGATCGTGTCGGCGCCGAGATGCTCGACATGGACAACCTTTCCCTTCCACTCGCCGCTCTCCCGCGAGAGGGAGATGTGCTCGGGGCGGATGCCGATGGTCTTGGCGTCTCCGTGGCCTAGCCTGGCCGCCTCGATGAAGTTCATGGCGGGCGACCCGATGAAGCCAGCAACGAAGAGGTTGGCCGGCCGATTGTAGAGTTCCATCGGGGAGCCGACCTGCTGGATGACGCCGGCATCGAGCACGACGATCTTGTCGGCGAGCGTCATTGCCTCCACCTGATCGTGCGTCACGTAGATCATGGTCGCCTTCAGTTCGCGATGCAGTCTCGCGATCTCGAGGCGCGTGTTGACGCGCAGCGCCGCGTCGA contains:
- a CDS encoding ABC transporter ATP-binding protein — encoded protein: MGSLLLKSVRKSFGPVDVLKGIDLDVKDGEFVIFVGPSGCGKSTLLRIIAGLEDSTSGNILIDGAEVSTVPPAKRGIAMVFQSYALYPHLSVKDNMGLGLKQAGAPKAEIDERVGKASAMLSLDRFLARRPAELSGGQRQRVAIGRAIVRQPKLFLFDEPLSNLDAALRVNTRLEIARLHRELKATMIYVTHDQVEAMTLADKIVVLDAGVIQQVGSPMELYNRPANLFVAGFIGSPAMNFIEAARLGHGDAKTIGIRPEHISLSRESGEWKGKVVHVEHLGADTILYLDIEKTGLLTVRLFGEHHYAPDDIVYASPNSGQLHRFDAEGRAIR
- a CDS encoding efflux RND transporter periplasmic adaptor subunit, giving the protein MRLIRPIAIATMGSLLVLAGCQKEEQQAAGGGMPPSQVGVITTAVEQVPITNELPGRIAATRIAEVRPRVSGIVVERVFEQGSIVKEGDVLYRIDPAPFKVQVDSAEATLRRAEAVQMQARQAADRQEQLRKSNVGSAQQLDDAVAQLAQANADVAVAQAGLASAQLNFEYAEVKAPISGRIGRALITEGALVSANGTENLATIQQLDPVYADFTQSATDLIRLRNALKDGALMSEQNSADVKLMLDDGTIYPQSGKLLFSEAAVDETTGQITLRGEFPNPNNDLLPGMYVRVQIEQGVEKNAILVPQQAVQRDTSGKAQLYVVNAEKKVDLRQVTVGRANGTRWVITEGLKPGEQVVVEGFQKVRPGAEVVPSEWKPESAAPEAQKQAAAQTEASAETK
- a CDS encoding efflux RND transporter permease subunit, whose translation is MPRFFIDRPIFAWVVAIFIMLAGVIAIPMLPVAQYPNVAPPQISISTNYPGASPEDIYQSVTRPIEEELNGVPGLLYFESTSESSGSISIDVTFAPGTDIGEAQVEVQNRIARVEPRLPQAVTQQGMRVEQASTSFLMVVALSSTDGNTDAIGLGDYLSRNVLGEIRRVPGVGSATLFSTQRSMRIWVDPDKMVGLNLTVDDINNAISAQNAQVSAGQIGAQPNPIGQQISATVLVRGQLASPEEFGSIVLRANPDGSSVRLRDVARIEIGGESYNFSTRLSGNPTAAIGVQLSPTGNAMSTAAGVRAKMDELSRFFPAGLEYSIPYDTTPFVEVSIEKVIHTLIEAIGLVFIVMFLFLQNIRYTIIPTLVVPVALLGTCAAMFVSGFSINVLTMFAMVLAIGILVDDAIVVVENVERIMAEEGLSPKEATKKAMGQITGAIIGITLVLSAVFIPMAFFPGAVGIIYQQFSLTMVVSILFSGFLALSLTPALCATFLKPITRGHHEKRGFFGWFNRGFDKTAHSYSGVVGGIVKRSGRLMVVYLALLAGLGYAYMQLPTSFLPNEDQGYLIVDMQAPSEASGTRTADVIQQVEKIFLGEEAVADIVAISGYSFSGTGQNAGLAFVPLKDWSERGPENSADAIAGRANMQLFGIKDAMTFSLSPPPIQGLGNSTGFTFRLQDRGGLGQAALSAARDQLMAAAQQSSVVTGLRIEGMPDAAQVNLVIDREKANTFGVTFADINSTISANLGSSYINDFPNSGRMQRVTVQADAEKRMQTADLLNLNVRNASGGMVPLSSFATVEWLRGPQQIVGYNGYPSVRISGQAAPGYSSGDAIAEMERLAGELPTGFGYEWTGQSLQEIQSGSQAPALIALSILFVFLLLSALYESWSIPLSVMLVVPLGVIGSVLAVMWRDMPNDVYFLVGLITIIGLSAKNAILIIEFAKDLRAEGKPLLEATVEAARLRFRPILMTSLAFTLGVLPMAIAKGASAASQNAIGTGVMGGMISATVLAIFFVPVFFVFIMKIFGGKKEKAAGETQAQPAE
- a CDS encoding TetR family transcriptional regulator, translated to MRRTKAEAEETRQQIICAAERVFFEKGVSNATMEDVAHAAGVTRGAIYWHFANKTDLFMELYNSAPLPEEDLLENWMRAENADILALLEKTVGEWLDLISTDARRQRMFAIILRCDYSGDLAAALEKQREVDGKYLLFLERAFAHADATGRLSAHWTPNSATAALRWMIKGVCTEWLLFGRRFDLAEQGKESLRRLFLSFQAP